A region from the Diadema setosum chromosome 13, eeDiaSeto1, whole genome shotgun sequence genome encodes:
- the LOC140236826 gene encoding cytochrome b-c1 complex subunit 6, mitochondrial-like — translation MAIDDEKILAGNPPEDEEEEEEEEEEEEEDLVDPRDTMIEECQASSACAQYKEELDVCTDRVSGKSNTEETCTQELFDFIHCVDKCVAPKLLSHYK, via the exons ATGGCGATCGACGACGAGAAGATTCTTGCCGGCAACCCTCCTGAG gacgaagaggaggaggaggaggaagaagaggaagaggaggaagatcTTGTG GACCCTCGAGACACGATGATCGAAGAGTGCCAAGCCTCCTCAGCGTGTGCCCAATACAAGGAGGAGCTGGATGTGTGCACAGACCGGGTCAGCGGAAAGTCCAACACAGAAGAGACGTGCACGCAGGAGCTGTTTGACTTCATTCACTGTGTAGATAAGTGC GTCGCACCCAAATTGCTAAGCCACTACAAATGA